The Gallus gallus isolate bGalGal1 chromosome 31, bGalGal1.mat.broiler.GRCg7b, whole genome shotgun sequence genome includes a region encoding these proteins:
- the LOC107055386 gene encoding immunoglobulin superfamily member 1-like isoform X1, with amino-acid sequence MPLLLAISFLRCSLTVTSCSCLTAPMAAALILGWWLVAASWAQQLPRPSLSLHPNQGVSLGDNVTLRCHLPHPAAWVRLYQYQNATYIEQKDNVQDMAEFSLAGIKQVDAVRYQCQYQGLEPAGTSEKSHPVELLVTDHRYPPPGISLIPREYVKMETNITIQCWNQQYGGTIFLHKDGHSAPIQHQEPNGGGTATFTLFGVTPADSGTYRCSYRVGGSYLLSSPLGDNVTLEVIPRPAPPGDNVGPSRNLVAAVSGGCAAAIVIIIVLTVSFLLVAQRRRMQTDERPGATSRSPEAVQFQVSTGDSEGLTYAQLQAVTPSTHPRGSSTTPEPPIIYAEVGTRGPR; translated from the exons atgccc CTGCTCTTGGCCATTTCCTTTCTCCGCTGCAGTCTCACTGTcacaagctgctcctgcctcacgGCACCAATGGCGGCGGCCCTCATCCTCG gttggtggctggtggctgCGAGCTgggcacagcaac tgccccgaccctccctgtcactgcaccccaaccagggggtgtccctgggggacaatGTCACCCTGCGATGCCACCTGCCCCATCCAGCTGCCTGGGTCCGACTCTATCAGTACCAAAATGCAACATACATCGAGCAGAAGGACAACGTGCAGGACATGGCTGAGTTCTCCCTGGCTGGCATAAAGCAGGTAGATGCAGTGAGATATCAGTGCCAGTACCAGGGGttggagcctgcagggacatCAGAGAAGAGTCACCCCGTGGAGCTGttggtgacag atcACAGGTATCCCCCACCTGGCATTTCCCTGATCCCCAGAGAATATGTGAAGATGGAGACCAACATCACCATCCAGTGCTGGAACCAGCAATACGGGGGCACCATCTTCCTGCACAAGGACGGGCACTCAGCCCCTATCCAGCACCAGGAACCCAATGGTGGGGGCACTGCCACCTTCACCctctttggggtgaccccagctgactCTGGCACCTATAGGTGCTCCTACCGCGTAGGGGGCTCCTACCTTCtgtcctcaccccttggggatAATGTGACCCTGGAGGTGATTCCCAGACCTGCACCCCCAG GTGACAATGTGGGTCCCAGCAGGAACCTGGTGGCAGCAGTGtcggggggctgtgctgctgccattgtcATCATCATTGTCCTCACTGTCTCTTTCCTCCTCGTTGCTCAGAGAAGACGAATGCAGACAGATGAGAGGCCTG GTGCCACCTCCAGAAGCCCTGAGGCCGTGCAGTTCCAG gtgTCCACCGGTGACAGCGAGGGTCTGACCTACGcccagctgcaagctgtgacccccagcacccacccccgCGGCTCTTCTACCACCCCGGAACCCCCCATTATCTACGCCGAGGTGGGCACGCGGGGACCCCGCTGA
- the LOC124417459 gene encoding uncharacterized protein LOC124417459: MASRPTLYPPLPTSEPPPTADLPTSEPPSPTDLQQVPLPVSGDEESDSEADLFPPEHHQVSMAMPGQPTVSELGRQSDKAVQKLEGRRDHALNLVPIKPAQSVQQLVQQIPAVESCVPKPSSAPLSHYTVAEGAPVMERRWTGIIWDAILEGEWQTAGALVCPLMQSPQGPQYEQHEWKVLQQAKKTVGENGIKSDVARMMLDWLFTVDVNSPMDCANLARLLLTPSQVIIWHWEGEHLARVEAGRPRNQGDVLYGINPDMITGLGAYGNMAAQLTYPLQLHYLAAQLAKMAFNAVPDMQPWPSFAATQQGPTEQNPPFLDRLWKALASQAEMSEETKQSMFQLLAFENANPSMKCLLATLPEDAGVGEMLDLASRAEQQRSGQVMANAVAQAILPTARLLAAAVMRISGKDGGQKPGICFC, translated from the coding sequence ATGGCGAGCCGGCCGACGCTGTATCCGCCCCTGCCAACCTCCGAGCCTCCTCCCACTGCTGATCTGCCAACCTCCGAGCCTCCTTCCCCCACTGATCTGCAGCAAGTCCCTCTGCCAGTTAGTGGAGATGAGGAGTCTGACTCGGAGGCAGACTTATTCCCTCCTGAACATCATCAAGTTTCTATGGCAATGCCAGGACAACCTACAGTATCTGAATTAGGGAGACAAAGCGACAAAGCCGTACAGAAGCTAGAGGGTCGACGGGACCACGCGCTGAACTTAGTCCCTATAAAACCGGCCCAATCGGTGCAACAACTGGTTCAGCAAATCCCGGCTGTGGAGTCCTGCGTTCCAAAGCcatcctctgctcctctgtctCATTATACTGTGGCAGAAGGGGCTCCAGTAATGGAACGGAGATGGACTGGCATAATTTGGGATGCCATTCTGGAAGGTGAGTGGCAAACAGCAGGTGCGCTTGTCTGTCCACTCATGCAGAGTCCCCAAGGACCGCAATATGAGCAACACGAGTGGAAAGTTTTGCAGCAAGCGAAAAAGACTGTAGGAGAGAATGGGATAAAGTCTGATGTGGCGCGAATGATGCTTGATTGGCTATTTACTGTTGATGTTAATTCCCCGATGGACTGTGCTAATCTGGCTAGGCTGTTGTTAACTCCTTCTCAAGTTATTATTTGGCACTGGGAGGGGGAACACTTAGCGCGGGTGGAGGCTGGGCGTCCGCGTAACCAGGGGGATGTCTTGTATGGGATTAATCCTGACATGATAACAGGTTTGGGAGCATATGGGAATATGGCAGCACAGTTAACGTATCCTTTGCAGCTGCATTACTTGGCAGCTCAGCTGGCTAAGATGGCCTTTAATGCTGTGCCTGACATGCAACCTTGGCCATCGTTCGCTGCCACTCAGCAGGGCCCAACCGAGCAAAATCCACCATTTTTGGACAGGCTGTGGAAGGCTCTTGCCAGTCAAGCAGAGATGTCTGAGGAAACTAAACAGAGCATGTTTCAGCTGCTTGCCTTTGAGAATGCTAATCCCTCTATGAAGTGCCTGCTGGCTACACTCCCAGAAGATGCTGGGGTTGGAGAAATGTTGGATCTTGCTAGTAGGGCAGAGCAACAGCGTAGTGGGCAAGTTATGGCAAATGCCGTGGCACAAGCCATCCTACCCACTGCgaggctgcttgcagcagctgtgatgaGAATAagtgggaaggatggagggCAGAAACCGGGGATATGTTTCTGCTGA
- the LOC121107894 gene encoding platelet glycoprotein VI isoform X1, with the protein MAPMAVNLILGWWLVAASRAQQRDAPTLPVTPSQGVSLGDTVTLRCHLPRLAAWVWLYQEGGWSYKKRKEKEQDTSEFFFDSTLREHAGRYRCQYQVSESAEVSVENDPVELVLTDVRYPPSSISLHPEQHVGTGTNVTIRCWNKDYGAAFFLHKDGSSDPIKHQNSSGGGTATFTLFGVTPADSGTYRCSYHPKNYSFLSSPLGDSMTLEVTPTPARPGAELVSRGNLVVAVVRGCAAVLIFALGVFFVIDARSLWIQRDESLGGEGIEWH; encoded by the exons atggcaccaatggcggtGAACCTCATTCTCG gttggtggctggtggcagcgagcagggcacagcaacgtga tgccccgaccctccctgtcacccccagccagggggtgtccctgggggacactgtcaccctgcggtgccacctgccccggctggctgcctgggtctGGCTGTACCAGGAAGGAGGTTGGTCGTATAAGAAGcggaaggagaaggagcaggacACGAGCGAGTTCTTCTTTGATAGCACACTGCGGGAACACGCAGGTCGTTATCGGTGTCAGTACCAGGTGTCTGAGTCAGCCGAGGTGTCAGTGGAGAAtgaccccgtggagctggtgctgacag ATGTCAGATATCCCCCATCCAGCATTTCCCTTCACCCTGAGCAACATGTGGGAACAGGGACCAACGTCACCATCCGCTGCTGGAACAAGGACTATGGGGCCGCCTTCTTCCTGCACAAGGATGGGAGCTCAGACCCTATCAAGCACCAGAACTCCAGTGGTGGGGGCACAGCCACTTTCACCctctttggggtgaccccagctgacagtggcacctacaggtgctcctatcACCCCAAGAActactcctttctttcctcaccccttggggacagcaTGACgctggaggtgacacccacaccTGCACGCCCAG gtgctgagtTGGTGTCCCGtgggaacctggtggtggcagtggtgaggggctgcgctgctgtcCTCATCTTTGCCCTCGGCGTCTTCTTTGTCATCGATGCCCGCAGCCTCTGGATACAGAGAGATGAGAGTCTGGGTGGGGAAGGGATTGAATGGCATTGA
- the LOC121107814 gene encoding LOW QUALITY PROTEIN: leukocyte immunoglobulin-like receptor subfamily A member 6 (The sequence of the model RefSeq protein was modified relative to this genomic sequence to represent the inferred CDS: deleted 1 base in 1 codon), translating to MQLFFSFEKQCGIRTVSLAGWWLVAASRAQQLPRPSLSLHSSQGVSLGDTVTLHCHLPRPAAWVELYKEGKWRSRKEMDQEQDVAEFSLTGIKQEDAVRYQCQYEGLEQPGTSEKSDPMELLVTDHSYPPPGISLSPKEHVEMGSTITIQCWNKKYGAAFLLHKAGHSAPIQHQEPDDGGTATFTLSGVTPADSGTYRCSYRIGGCCLLFSPLGDNVTLEVIPRPAPPRDNGGPSRDLVAAVVGACAAAIVIIIVLTASLLLVAQRRQMQSDLRPGATSRSPEAVQFQVSHGDSEGLTYAQLQIVTPSTHPRGTSTTPEPVIIYAEVGTRGPR from the exons ATGCAattattcttctcttttgagaagcag TGTGGGAtcaggaccgtgtcccttgcaggttggtggctggtggcagcgagcagggcacagcaac tgccccgaccctccctgtcactgcactccagccagggggtgtccctgggggacactgtcaccctgcaCTGCCACCTGCCCCGGCCGGCTGCCTGGGTTGAGCTGTACAAGGAGGGAAAGTGGAGatccagaaaagaaatggaCCAGGAGCAGGACGTGGCTGAGTTCTCCTTGACTGGAATTAAGCAGGAAGATGCAGTGAGATATCAGTGTCAGTACGAGGGGTTGGAGCAACCAGGGACATCGGAGAAGAGTGACCCCATGGAGCTGttggtgacag ATCACAGCTATCCCCCACCTGGCATTTCCCTGAGCCCCAAAGAGCATGTGGAGATGGGGAGCACCATCACCATCCAGTGCTGGAACAAGAAGTATGGGGccgccttcctcctgcacaaggcTGGGCACTCAGCCCCTATCCAGCACCAGGAACCCGATGATGGGGGCACTGCCACCTTCACCCTCTCtggggtgaccccagctgactCCGGCACCTATAGGTGCTCCTACCGCATCGggggctgctgccttctgttctcACCCCTTGGGGATAATGTGACCCTGGAAGTGATTCCCAGACCTGCACCACCAC GTGACAATGGGGGTCCCAGCAGGGACCTGGTGGCAGCAGTGGTG GgggcctgtgctgctgccattgtcATCATCATCGTCCTCACTGCCTCTTTGCTCCTTGTTGCCCAGAGAAGACAAATGCAGAGTGATTTGAGGCCTG GTGCCACCTCCAGAAGCCCGGAGGCCGTGCAGTTCCAG gtgTCCCACGGCGACAGCGAGGGTCTGACCTATGCCCAGCTGCAAATTgtgacccccagcacccacccccgTGGCACTTCTACCACTCCTGAACCCGTCATTATCTACGCCGAGGTGGGCACGCGGGGACCCCGCTGA